A part of Spodoptera frugiperda isolate SF20-4 chromosome 25, AGI-APGP_CSIRO_Sfru_2.0, whole genome shotgun sequence genomic DNA contains:
- the LOC118269938 gene encoding uncharacterized protein LOC118269938 isoform X1: MFPSFIGILDIQSWWEVPSIAYFCSLFRTAFNLLDFDIEELEEALLTDGTEESASSLLTELIVRLLNGCLGNNDISAFNYQMYLRRLFRRKCTDTGRYNPFNTDIDFQFLPLRTKVEILYALCDFRLDADDVFDLFKNLEAESLRVEPLGWDDNYSAYWYFYGTRLYREDIIKKPKGKNKKKKNKENKKRGWFYGDDWLDDDDTERVWQVVCFTEEDWTHLTEKFSKATSKVEKELYRSLSQNFLPEIPRLFQEKERLQRKRLLELAPRRTSSRVLQKIKQKEEETKQSTHDVKEEEEERKETPDLARENRARRRNLLRSKSESSDSSDSSASEKEEMPQKVAKSSKSHDKRSKNSSVTHKGEPPPEPLIKTGRKTNNSLASATGQIVIPDNDEPVSSTRKKLKTSQIFGQTDEDIQTDMYKVLKQLTAHDDAWPFMDPVEEEYAPNYYAVIRRPMDLRKMEERLDSGYYTDFSMFKADFKLIVNNCRLYNGQDNEYTVMVDNLQAAFDRLTEKYIHRLSSSDEEIAVEYQLPTPSRKHKLKTNESPTHHKRKKRKSHSEGEPKSSSSDLVPEEKPEEENIPDTETKKVKESHKNKQSKGKKKRKGHHRHGKHSKNHKKDSHKSEHSESKTKHSKKQKHGKNKDKDGKKSKQKKKKSKHHESEDTEDLKRSISQESLESSNRSRSASPLPSIHTPSPSPTELEPADPPDQLTDPDFVKDKYDKIKERRRHAAKDAWDSLFDYKQKTVDKQKQNLHIPEKEKNQKLRETIEKLKAKNEKYKDSSLFNSLFSSSQSNLDTESSNTNDFTSKEVDSEDESLENQKTKAKKGSKKNSAKNESASEALEQAVKDISKWLDDAPKGSNMSSPCDSPAQTISTEEHDNSRLDDELSLGEKPLHARKEMSRKRPSSREPKLLKRREIQRTIERLQPGKSKGNLLTNLSNKNAEKTEEILPAGPQNKVRDAQKAEESSPKLSLGSVLPAVEFALGNDHNFGTNEENKAEEPKETVNTTEAPKEDKVEEAPVEKKQPEEVVVQPNKKDAEVETEPQIITKPNQEKATPNLSAWFKAFGAPKSTGPTAPKKKPEEADSEEKALENASTDTKPSSPKNPVKYDSPTGPDTPNPEGRDSPLPNVGTTPRQRRTSTGSSVSERSSFSQDLDSPRHQMSHTSPLLRSPASPRTDDFQKITYPIINGTVRAGFYQDTTSIKSSPEKSCSPREAPQSPYSPYSQHVYASNNVTAPSTPNYFVDHNKSPLPTYNQNPPPYFDNPKPPTPNKPTRGHDDYAQMPQDSYQQNQYTGPFSPAYTPYTQSTTSYSQVQNTLNTPQTTISNNPVQANPTQMMSEIKTALFPVKKRTYNEPELAAKNESKEALGAAPCKNDYQKISTSLHSMNHPTSVDDIALALSEKSEMAKLNSLREKASMEFATENRDAKYDMNESMQGNKNPINIDMDKPIGIIKKDNVDMVNMGYLNPEIDRRSSGDTHAHEVDYMSRDISKSNITQQQKAYDDAIAINLGLNSQHLQKSIPKTNMNPGNIPPAHSQPHNEMNMNQNMIHAHHNQYDSLGGGQSVSNFSISDIDLANKKLYSCNTTPSSAAIDYGNWKMTNHMRKQDLLPSDYSTPYSANNVEKLKNEMSAISANTIAYNKNLQHQQYNSYNMTRPNLQRSQELQQNLPGELRIPNPRGLLKNDHMTATSSMSDTDAIAKNIDTLAKSQKPEKLVQNHPLVSSNPYKTPYSNPTSLPLDTLRNLPNIPQMLERYTNDERYLSSFASSQAASLYHDKSFQMAQMFNKSIASDIHPVSTSVSVYSQPSMAMSKDNSIYKTCNAAPDMKQTKNKRKRTSETKQTAQISQSYHPNSCGTDVLSSVKSTMMPGNAFNFGASTNMALSSGLYGDNGSFTIEDFRNSTANQLMAANYMVAAVAHQQRNNAEVNAEKLVKPAHQNSTHTASSFPFIGHSQVRAGYPFVGTDPTSPLYQQYLQHQEELLRQTGAQIMSLYPGGYPPTLGVRQPYDINRPSWL; encoded by the exons ATGTTTCCATCTTTCATTGGTATTTTAG ATATTCAGTCATGGTGGGAAGTGCCCAGCATCGCGTACTTTTGTTCTTTATTCAGAACTGCATTCAACCTTTTGGATTTTGACATTGAA GAACTTGAGGAAGCTCTGCTTACCGATGGCACCGAGGAATCGGCTAGTTCTCTCCTGACTGAGTTGATAGTACGACTTTTGAATGGCTGTTTGGGCAACAATGACATCTCTGCCTTTAATTATCAG ATGTACTTGAGACGTTTGTTTAGAAGAAAATGCACAGATACAGGGAGATATAATCCATTCAACACTGATATTGATTTCCAGTTTTTACCCTTACGGACTAAGGTTGAGATTTTGTATGCCCTATGCGATTTTCGATTAGATGCAGATGAtgtgtttgatttatttaaaaaccttgAAGCGGAAAGTCTAAGGGTTGAACCACTCGG TTGGGATGACAACTACTCTGCATACTGGTACTTTTATGGCACAAGATTATATCGAGAAGATATAATTAAGAAGCCTAAaggaaagaataaaaaaaaaaagaataaggaGAACAAAAAACGAGGCTGGTTCTATGGTGATGATTGGCTCGATGACGACGATACCGAACGTGTTTGGCAAGTGGTTTGTTTTACTGAAGAAGATTGGACCCACCTGACAGAGAAGTTTAGTAAAGCCACCAGCAAAGTTGAGAAAGAGTTGTACCGTTCATTATCACAAAACTTTTTGCCGGAAATACCTCGACTCTTTCAAGAAAAGGAACGTCTACAGCGGAAGAG GTTGTTAGAGCTAGCGCCAAGAAGAACATCGAGTCgtgttttacaaaaaataaagcaaaaggAGGAAGAAACCAAGCAATCCACGCATGACGTAAAGGAAGAAGAAGAGGAACGAAAAGAAACACCAGATCTTGCACGGGAGAACCGAGCCAGGCGGAGAAACTTATTAAG atctAAATCAGAGTCATCTGATTCGTCAGACAGTTCAGCCAGTGAAAAAGAAGAAATGCCTCAAAAAGTGGCAAAGTCGTCCAAAAGCCATGATAAGCGCTCAAAAAACTCGTCCGTTACTCACAAAGGCGAACCTCCACCAGAGCCGCTAATAAAAACGGGAAGGAAAACAAACAACTCGCTGGCATCCGCTACAGGACAGATCGTAATTCCTGACAACGACGAGCCAGTCAGCAGTACAAGAAAGAAACTCAAGACATcacaaat ATTTGGTCAAACAGATGAGGATATACAAACTGACATGTATAAAGTTCTGAAACAATTGACTGCACACGATGATGCATGGCCTTTTATGGACCCCGTAGAAGAAGAATACGCGCCTAATTATTACGCCGTTATAAGGCGACCTATGGATTTACGTAAAATGGAAGAACGTCTTGATAGTGGCTATTATACAGATTTTTCTATGTTCAAAgctgattttaaacttattgttAACAATTGTCGTTTATACAATGGCCAGGACAATG AGTACACTGTGATGGTAGATAATCTACAAGCTGCATTTGATCGACTGActgaaaaatatatacatagacTTTCATCATCTGATGAAGAAATTGCTGTCGAATACCAGTTACCAACTCCTTCAAGGAAACATAAACTGAAAACGAACGAATCTCCAACTCATCATAAGAGAAAGAAACGAAAGTCTCATTCAGaag gCGAGCCTAAGTCCAGTTCATCGGACTTGGTTCCAGAAGAGAAACCCGAAGAAGAGAACATCCCTGACACCGAAACGAAAAAAGTTAAAgaatctcataaaaataaacagagtAAAGGTAAAAAGAAACGTAAAGGTCATCATCGCCATGGTAAACATTCCAAAAACCATAAGAAAGATTCTCACAAATCTGAACACTCtgaatcaaaaacaaaacacagtaAGAAACAAAAACATGGTAAAAACAAAGACAAAGATGGcaaaaagtcaaaacaaaagaagaaaaagagcAAACATCATGAATCTGAAGATACGGAAGACTTGAAACGTAGCATCTCTCAAGAGTCTTTAGAGAGTTCGAATAGGAGTCGAAGTGCCAGCCCATTGCCATCTATTCACACACCGTCACCATCACCAACGGAACTAGAACCAGCTGATCCCCCTGATCAACTAACTGATCCAGATTTTGTCAAAGATAAATAcgataaaattaaagaaagaagACGACATGCTGCTAAGGATGCTTGGGACTCGTTATTTgactacaaacaaaaaactgttgataaacagaaacaaaatttacacaTACCCGAAAAAGAGAAAAACCAGAAGCTAAGAGAAACTATAGAGAAACTGAAAGCTAAAAATGAGAAGTATAAAGATAGTTCTTTATTCAATTCTCTTTTCTCCTCGAGCCAGAGCAATTTAGATACAGAATCAAGCAACACTAATGATTTTACTAGCAAGGAGGTTGATTCAGAAGACGAATCATTAGAAAATCAAAAGACGAAAGCTAAAAAGGGCAGCAAGAAAAATTCAGCTAAGAACGAGTCGGCTTCTGAAGCTTTAGAACAAGCTGTAAAAGATATAAGTAAGTGGTTAGATGATGCTCCAAAGGGGTCTAATATGAGCTCCCCTTGTGATAGTCCAGCTCAAACTATCTCTACTGAAGAGCATGATAACAGCAGGTTAGATGACGAACTTTCCCTAGGAGAAAAACCTTTACATGCTAGAAAAGAAATGTCTAGAAAACGACCGTCATCTCGTGAGCCGAAGTTGCTTAAGCGAAGGGAAATCCAGAGAACTATTGAAAGACTTCAACCTGGAAAAAGCAAAGGAAACTTACTTACTAACCTTAGTAATAAAAATGCAGAGAAAACTGAAGAAATTCTACCGGCAGGTCCTCAAAATAAAGTTCGTGACGCTCAGAAGGCTGAGGAGTCTAGCCCTAAACTAAGCCTTGGGTCTGTTCTACCAGCTGTGGAGTTTGCTTTGGGTAACGATCATAACTTTGGAACGAATGAAGAAAATAAAGCCGAAGAACCTAAAGAGACTGTTAATACAACAGAAGCTCCAAAAGAAGATAAAGTTGAAGAGGCTCCTGTTGAAAAGAAACAACCAGAAGAAGTTGTTGTTCAGCCAAACAAGAAAGATGCAGAGGTAGAAACGGAACctcaaattataacaaaacctaACCAAGAAAAGGCTACTCCTAATCTAAGTGCATGGTTTAAAGCTTTTGGTGCACCCAAAAGTACTGGCCCTACTGCTCCCAAGAAGAAGCCAGAAGAAGCCGACTCTGAAGAAAAGGCACTAGAAAATGCAAGTACTGATACTAAGCCTAGTAGTCCTAAAAATCCTGTTAAATATGACTCTCCTACTGGGCCCGATACTCCTAATCCTGAGGGTAGGGACAGTCCATTGCCCAACGTAGGTACTACGCCGAGACAAAGAAGAACTAGTACAGGGAGTTCTGTATCGGAAAGATCTTCATTTAGTCAAGATCTTGATTCGCCTAGACATCAAATGTCTCATACTTCTCCACTCTTGCGGTCACCAGCGTCTCCAAGAACAGATGATTTCCAAAAAATAACATATCCTATAATAAATGGTACTGTCAGAGCTGGATTCTATCAAGATACGACATCAATCAAAAGTAGCCCAGAGAAAAGCTGCAGTCCCCGAGAAGCTCCTCAATCACCTTATTCACCATATTCTCAACATGTTTATGCTTCCAACAATGTCACGGCACCATCAACTCCGAATTATTTCGTAGATCATAACAAGAGTCCACTTCCAACTTATAATCAAAATCCACCTCCATATTTCGATAATCCAAAACCTCCCACACCAAATAAGCCTACGCGAGGTCATGATGACTACGCCCAAATGCCTCAAGATTCGTATCAACAAAATCAATACACTGGCCCGTTTTCGCCTGCCTACACTCCATACACTCAAAGTACTACAAGCTATTCACAAGTACAAAATACGCTGAATACACCACAAACTACAATATCAAATAATCCTGTTCAGGCTAATCCTACCCAGATGATGTCTGAGATTAAAACTGCTCTGTTTCCTGTTAAAAAGAGAACTTACAATGAACCAGAACTTGCGGCTAAAAATGAGAGCAAGGAAGCGCTTGGAGCAGCTCCATGTAAAAACGATTATCAGAAAATATCGACATCTTTACATTCGATGAATCATCCAACTTCCGTCGATGACATAGCTTTGGCTTTGAGTGAAAAGTCGGAAATGGCTAAATTAAATAGCTTACGGGAAAAAGCCTCTATGGAATTTGCTACTGAAAACAGGGATGCGAAGTACGATATGAATGAATCTATGCAGGGTAATAAGAATCCTATCAACATTGACATGGACAAACCAATTGGCATCATTAAAAAGGATAATGTTGACATGGTTAACATGGGTTATCTAAACCCTGAGATTGATAGACGAAGTAGTGGTGATACACATGCCCACGAAGTTGATTACATGTCACGAGACATATCTAAATCAAATATAACCCAGCAGCAAAAAGCTTATGATGACGCCATAGCTATTAATTTGGGATTGAATAGCCAACACCTACAAAAAAGTATTCCTAAAACAAACATGAATCCAGGAAATATTCCTCCAGCACATAGTCAGCCTCATAATGAAATGAATATGAATCAAAATATGATTCACGCTCATCATAATCAATACGATAGTCTTGGTGGCGGCCAAAGTGTCAGCAACTTTTCAATAAGCGACATAGATCTGGCGAATAAGAAGTTGTATTCTTGTAACACTACGCCTTCGTCTGCTGCAATCGATTATGGCAACTGGAAGATGACAAACCATATGCGCAAACAAGATTTGTTACCTTCTGACTATTCTACACCCTATAGTGCCAATAATGTggaaaaacttaaaaatgaaATGAGTGCAATAAGTGCTAACACAATTGCATACAACAAAAATCTTCAGCATCAGCAGTATAATTCATATAATATGACAAGGCCGAATTTACAAAGATCCCAAGAATTGCAACAAAATCTTCCTGGGGAATTGAGAATACCTAATCCCAGAGGTCTTCTTAAGAATGATCATATGACTGCAACATCATCAATGAGTGATACTGATGCAATTGCCAAAAATATAGATACACTTGCCAAATCTCAGAAACCTGAGAAACTTGTACAAAATCATCCTTTAGTAAGTTCAAACCCATACAAGACACCATACAGCAATCCTACTTCACTACCACTGGACACATTGCGAAACTTGCCAAATATCCCGCAGATGCTGGAGAGGTACACTAATGATGAGAGATATTTATCTTCGTTTGCTAGTAGCCAAGCAGCGTCTTTGTACCACGACAAATCATTTCAAATGGcacaaatgtttaataaaagtattgcTTCAGATATACATCCAGTAAGCACATCTGTTAGTGTATATTCTCAGCCATCCATGGCGATGAGTAAGGacaatagtatttataaaacttgtaATGCTGCACCagacatgaaacaaacaaagaacAAGAGGAAAAGAACCTCTGAGACGAAGCAAACAGCACAGATTAGTCAATCATATCACCCTAATTCATGTGGCACTGATGTCTTATCATCAGTGAAATCAACTATGATGCCTGGCAATGCATTCAATTTTGGAGCTTCAACAAACATGGCTTTAAGCAGTGGACTATATGGAGATAATGGCAGCTTTACAATTGAAGACTTCCGTAATAGTACCGCTAATCAGCTTATGGCAGCCAATTATATGGTTGCAGCCGTTGCGCATCAGCAGCGCAATAATGCCGAGGTAAATGCAGAAAAGTTAGTGAAACCCGCGCATCAAAATTCAACACATACAGCAAGCTCGTTTCCTTTTATTGGCCATTCACAAGTCAGAGCTGGTTATCCTTTCGTGGGGACGGACCCGACTTCACCGTTGTATCAACAATATCTTCAACATCAAGAAGAGTTATTACGGCAAACAGGTGCACAGATTATGAGCTTGTATCCCGGCGGCTATCCTCCGACCCTTGGCGTCAGGCAACCGTACGACATTAATCGACCTTCTTGGCTCTAG